A region of the Apium graveolens cultivar Ventura chromosome 6, ASM990537v1, whole genome shotgun sequence genome:
ctcaccaacctcgtcccaatatgtaggggatctgcattttcttccatataatgtttcgtaaggcggcatgccaatactcgcgtgataactgttgttgtaggaaaactcaatcaatggcaaatgatcgtcccaatttcctttgaaatctaatGCACAGGTTCTCAACATATCCTCGACCGTTTGAATTGTTCTTTTGCTTTGtccgtcagtctgcggatgatatgccatGCTCATATTCAATTCCGTTCCCAATTtcgtttgaattgttctttcgctttgtccttattttatttaaaagttttattagccttagtaatcgaattataacagaaaaagaaataaagattattttcaactataacacgttaccttttttatttctctcaattaaaacaacttctctaaatattacagacaagtttatttaataaaatagaataataatattataaccactaataattaataaatttccTTCTTTAGCTActtaattgtttattttatttaattattgttttaCTTAAATACTTTGTTAAAATCATTGACTTTAACAATCCATAAATTTTTAATTGCTTTACAAGAATAACTTAGCATCATCATTATTATTCCTCGACAACAACAAAAATCTCATCTCATCATTTATAAAACAATGCAAAAGTCAATACCATTTATATCTCTGACCAGTAGCTGTCGCAGATATATATTGttaaaaatatttgttttatataatttttattattattgtaaAGACAAATATATTTAAAGTAAGCATTATCTTGCAATTCAAAtacataaacaaaataaaaaaaatatttgattttgaAGTCGAGTTATTTATCTATccatattattatattaaatacgaaacTTTACGGTCCTTTCTTCAATTACATAATTGCCCTTTCTTAAAAATAACATTTTACCCAATTGCCCTTAATTAATATCTAACCAATTACCTTTATAAGTAAAATACGTTGTCTTTTTATTTTCGCCAACTAAAACAACTCTTTCTCTATTAATATTTTAGACAATTATTTTTAatctttctttttttttgaaaCGCAGGAAATGTATTAAGTCAAATTGGTACAAAGCCCGTAAAATATTGAGAGAACTAAATCTGTAACCCATAAATTAGtatataatagacgaaatattaaaagtttggttggtaCATTCCTTCCTTCAATTACATAATTGTCCTTCGTTAAGAAAATTCAATATTTTTTCAATTACACTTAATTAATATATAACTAAATATCTTTATAAGTAAAATATGTTGCCTTTTTTCGCCAACTAAAACAACTCTTTCTCTACAAATCTATACCATTTTTAAGTAAAAcatgttttttttttattttctccaaatTTGTTGCTGGTACCATTTTGATGTGTTTCGATTCTTCCGAACAAAGGGATTGTTTCGAATTCGAATTTGAAACCAGGAGGCGGCTGTGATTGAATTATGTATTAACAAATGTTATGAAGATGCCTTTGCTGTAAAGGAGCTTTGCCATATTTAGCATTGCCTTGATGTGGCTTTGAAATGGTAAAGGTATGCACACTATATGAGCTTGCTTCCCTGCTGTTCTTTTCAATGAATCCATATCTTTTCCGTTAAATTTCTCTAGTTTCCCTGTTATACAATGATCCACACAAGTCACAACAGGTCCTTTTAAAGCTCATAAACAACGTTTTTTTAGTGATTAAAATATTTGTTCGGACTTTTGCAATATATCCCGATCTCGAGGTTGGCCTTTCTCCATTTAGACAAGCTTAATACACGCATGTTTTTTTCATTAGTTTCCTTCTCTGTGCAAATGACTTGATGTCTAGCAGAAATGGAGGATGCGAGAAGTCAGTGCAGGTCTCATATAAGATCGTTGCAGGTTACAGTGATGCACTACTATTTGTTAATGTCTGTCACAGAGATTACAATCACAGAGAATCAGAGATAGAAGAAAAGTGAGCAAGAATCAGAGATTCAGCACTACTAGTCTAGACCTCTTTAATTGAGAAAAACTAATCTTGTTGAAGTTCACAAGTCACAACATTATTATGCATTACTATCAACTTCTTCCTAAAGCTGGCATCGACCTTTTAAAGTACGAGTATTTACCTTTAAACAGGAAACAGGAGAGGTACATAGTTTATGCATGAAATGAAGAAGTGGTGAGTCCCAATCATTCAAGATTAAGGAAAATAATACAAGTTGGCAATCAATTAAAGAAAGTCTAGTAATTTAGTTCTTCAGGAGAAGAACCAGTTTGTCCAAATTGAGAGAAGATGAGCCATCAGGACTACATGCATTTTCTGCCTTTTTCTTCCATTCCATGGCTTTCTTTCTCATTCTCTCACCCTCTACTCCATCCATCAATAGTCTAACAAGCTTCTCCACATCATCTCTGTTTACATCATTTCGAATCTCCATTCCACATCCCCAGTCGTTACACATGTACTTGCAGTTGGTTGTTTGATCACCAAAGAAAGGCCAACAGAGCATTGGCACTCCAGCAGATATGCTCTCAATCATTGAGTTCCAGCCTCCATGTGTCAAAAACCCTCCCACTGATACGTGGTTGAGGACATCCTCTTGTGGACACCAGCTCGCAATGACACCCCTGTTCTTGATAGCATCCATAAATTCAACTCCCAAAGTGACGGCAGATTCACCAACAATCAAATCTGGCCTAATTATCCATAAGAAGGAGCAGTTGCTATTAGCAAGGCCCCAGCCAAACTCCATCAATTGCTCCGGAGAAAGAACTGTTATGCTTCCAAAGTTTATATAAACTACAGAATCAGCTTTTTTAGAGTCCAGCCACCGGAGACATGCCTTTTCCTCTTCCCAAAGACTGTATCCAATGCTCTTGAGGCGCTCTTCCTGATTTTTTGGTATTTGGTTGAGGAGTAATTGTTGCGGACCTATTGTATAAACACACTTGAACATAGATGATATGGCATTCACAACTTTGAGTTCCAAATCAATGAAAGTATGAAATACATTTACTGTAGCATTAGTTGCTCTCTTAGTAGATTCCAGTATGAAGTTGAACACTAAATCTTCTGGATCAATGATTCTGATATGGGTTGGGAGATCCCCGAAACGAATATCTCCCATTCCTGGGATCCAGTCTATTATAGTGTCCAAAAACCCATTTGTTTTATAGCTCTCATCTGCAGTAAATCTTGTGTTTGTTACAATTTTGTAGGCATAAACAGAAAAAGAAACGGCAACGGATTCCTGTTTAATCCATGGTATAAATAATATCTGTGAAACCAATAAATCATCAAACTACTTAAGCTATCTTTGTAATCTAATTAAAATATTTTAGAGTGTTGACCTTGGATTTTAAAATCTTACCTTCAAATGGTACAAGTCCTCTTTCAAGGGCACTATTGAAGTGATAAAATCCCATAAATCCGCAAGCAGCAACTGTCCAGAGCAAAATACTAGGAATTCCATGTGAATGTGCAACATCAGCTATGAATGGCATGAAACCGTCGGAGAGGATGGAAGTGACCTGGTGGCTTTCATTATTGAGTTTTATGACGAGGTTTTGAAATGGCAGCAACATTTGGTTTTCTATGATGGAACGACAAAGTGCAGGAATTTCTTGTGTGGCGTCAGAATCAGATGAAGGGATGCCATCTGGAATCGTTTCAAATTGAAAACCAGGCAGGCCATCTAGAGAATGAGCACTTCCTGATTTAAGGAAGCGTTTGTGATTGTACTCTGTATTCACAAATGTAATGAAAATGCCTCTGCTATATAAGAGCTTTGCCATCTTCAGCATTGCCTTAATGTGACTTTGAGCTGGAA
Encoded here:
- the LOC141666978 gene encoding 7-deoxyloganetin glucosyltransferase-like, with amino-acid sequence MDSLERAAEKQAHVVCVPFPAQSHIKAMLKMAKLLYSRGIFITFVNTEYNHKRFLKSGSAHSLDGLPGFQFETIPDGIPSSDSDATQEIPALCRSIIENQMLLPFQNLVIKLNNESHQVTSILSDGFMPFIADVAHSHGIPSILLWTVAACGFMGFYHFNSALERGLVPFEDESYKTNGFLDTIIDWIPGMGDIRFGDLPTHIRIIDPEDLVFNFILESTKRATNATVNVFHTFIDLELKVVNAISSMFKCVYTIGPQQLLLNQIPKNQEERLKSIGYSLWEEEKACLRWLDSKKADSVVYINFGSITVLSPEQLMEFGWGLANSNCSFLWIIRPDLIVGESAVTLGVEFMDAIKNRGVIASWCPQEDVLNHVSVGGFLTHGGWNSMIESISAGVPMLCWPFFGDQTTNCKYMCNDWGCGMEIRNDVNRDDVEKLVRLLMDGVEGERMRKKAMEWKKKAENACSPDGSSSLNLDKLVLLLKN